The Plectropomus leopardus isolate mb unplaced genomic scaffold, YSFRI_Pleo_2.0 unplaced_scaffold39308, whole genome shotgun sequence genome includes a window with the following:
- the LOC121938988 gene encoding acetyl-coenzyme A synthetase 2-like, mitochondrial — translation MVDAAVKTCPSVQHVFVSQRTDKPAVMGQLDVPLDQVMSSQSPVCPAEPLDSEDLLFLLYTSGSTGKPKGIVHTQAGYLLYASLTHQ, via the exons ATGGTGGACGCAGCAGTGAAGACCTGTCCCTCTGTCCAACACGTCTTCGTCTCTCAGAGGACAGACAAACCTGCTGTGATGGGACAGCTGGACGTCCCTCTGGACCAG GTGATGTCCTCTCAGTCCCCTGTGTGTCCTGCGGAGCCTCTGGACAGCGAGGACCTTCTGTTTCTGCTCTACACATCAGGAAGTACGGGCAAACCTAAAGGCATCGTTCACACACAGGCCGGATACCTGCTGTACGCCTCACTCACAcaccag